aacggCAATGatctggggggtgggaggtgacaatctggagggggggggggcggtggcagcagccctgccccgggcctggcggcagcggccttgtcccaggccctgctaagtctctcggtggccctgccagtACGTGCAGGAGACACATGGGAAATGTCTCCACAGACTTTCTCAAAGTGCCGTTCAACATGAAAACGTAACAATATCCTTCACGTCTGCTTCCTGACAGCCCCAATTCCTTCCCTCAAAACATATAAAGACAGCACCATCTCTCCCTGAACACagcctctttccccttccccacaatCCCTATCCTAAGGTGACCACTCATGTCGAATATTACTACATTTAAAAGGCTGACCTTCCTCTATCTCCTTTCCTCTCTGGCAGTCAAAGATCAGGCCATAATGGTTGCTCCTGCCTCTTATACTGTGTGTCCTGACCTCAATGGAAGCAGGTGTCATGGGGGAAGAGAAGCTGTGAGGGCCAACCATGTCCTTGACCTGCTGGCCTGTCACTGCTCTGCCATAGTACTGTGTCCTAAGAAATTGAGAAGAACATGGAGAGATGGCAGAAGAAAGGGGTGGATGATAACTAAAAGGATGAGAGGAAACTCAACTTGGAAAAGGCCCATGAGAGAGATCGAGAGGATTCTGAGAAGGAAGCTGGGGAGACAGGAGAGGAGGTAGATGGAAGAGAACCAAAGGCAAAGGATGAGAAGAAACTCAACTTGGAAAAGGCCCATCAGAGAGATTGAGAGGATTCTGAGAAGGAAGCTGGGGAGACAGGAGAGGAGGTAGATGGAAGAGAACCAAAGGCAAAGGATGAGAAGAAACTCAACTTGGAAAAGGCCCATCAGAGAGATTGAGAGGATTCTGAGAAGGAAGCTGGGGAGACAGGAGAGGAGGTAGATGGAAGAGAACCAAAGGCAAAGGATGAGAAGAAACTCAACTTGGAAAAGGCCCATCAGAGAGATTGAGAGGATTCTGAGAAGGAAGCTGGGGAGACAGGAGAGGAGGTAGATGGAAGAGAACCAAAGGCAAAGGATGAGAAGAAACTCAACTTGGAAAAGGCCCATCAGAGAGATTGAGAGGATTCTGAGAAGGAAGCTGGGGAGACAGGAGAGGTGGTAGATGGAAGAGAACCAAAGGCAAAGGATGAGAAGAAACTCAACTTGGAAAAGGCCCATCAGAGAGATTGAGAGGATTCTGAGAAGGAAGCTGGGGAGACAGGAGAGGTGGTAGATGGAAGAGAACCAAAGGCAAAGGATGAGAAGAAACTCAACTTGGAAAAGGCCCATCAGAGAGATTGAGAGGATTCTGAGAAGGAAGCTGGGGAGACAGGAGAGGAGGTAGATGGAAGAGAACCAAAGGCAAAGGATGAGAGGAAACTCAACTTGGAAAAGGCCCATGAGAGAGATCGAGAGGATTCTGAGAAGGAAGCTGGGGAGACAGGAGAGGAGGTAGATGGAAGAGAACCAAAGGCAAAGGATGAGAAAAAACTCAGCTTAGAAAGGACTCTGTCAGGTACTTGAAGCCTGTAccgtgttagaaacaggatactgggttagatggacccttgagctgacccagtagggcaactcttaggCTCTTATGTTCATACCCTGAGAGGATTCTTAAGAGGAAGCTGGGGAGCTAGGAAAAGAGATAGAAGGAttcccctccttttccttcatTTCTCCTCAAAGGCAGGGGGAGGTGAAGAGATGGATAGGTCGAGGAAGCTGATGGAGAgaagggggaaaagaaaaagaaagtggaTAAGGGAAGAGGGGGAAATGGAGATGATAACATATCATAGCATCTGCACCCCCACCTTTCTTTCAAACCCTAGATCTCCTGTTCATGTCATAAATGAATTTTAgtcaatttttgttttctgtatatGACCAGATTGTAAAAGAACACAAGAGTGTGGCCCATCCTTGTACAAGCAGGACACAAGATACTTTCTTGAAAACACAGGACATTGCTCTACGAAGCAGGACATCTGCCCACCCTTCCTTTTTGCCTTTCACCATAACCACCTTCCTCAGTCACAAGAGAGGATACTTTAAAAGTTCAATGACTCCTGTATCCCTTGGAGATTTTTAGGTCCAGATTGAGCAGTATTGAAGCACCCAGACTCTTTGCATTGTGATTTCAACTGGGGGAAGGGGGCTGCTACAGCTGCTGCAGGGCACCTCTGTCTCCTCATGCCACACTTTGCCAGAACTGTTGTTCCCCAGTTCCAGGGTACCATGTGTGCACAGCCTCGGGCCTGTCCCACCTGCTGGCttcatcctcttcctcctctctcctggcTCAGCTGTCGGACTGGAGCATTCCCAGAGGGTGGAAGCTGTCTTGAGGCAGCAGCAGCTGGGCCAGCCGATACAACAGATGTGAGTACCAGTGCACACCATCTTGCTGGGCCTCACCTGGCCAGCGGACCAGGCTATGGTAGAGCCGAAGTGGCCAGAACACCAGCTGTGCCAGTTGCTGCTCCTGGACCACGGCAAAGCATGAGGCAACCACACCATCCACCACCACCGTCCCGTGCCGTGTCAGGGGTGCATATGCCCCGGTATCCAGCGCTGTGCTGACCGCTGTGACTTGTGCAGGCTGCAGACCAAGTGCCCCTGCTACCAAGACGTACTGCCCAGGCTGAACGCTGCTGGCAAACAGAGGCTGGAAGTCCGTTAGAGGCCTGGAGAAGTTCTTAGCCAGGAAAAGAAGGTGTGTGGCAGTGAGCGTTAGCTGGCGGGGTGGATCCCGAGTCTCGATCACGTGAAAGTGCCGCAGTGAGGAAGGATCCTTGTCCAGGAAGGTGAGGAAGTCACTAAAGGTGGGCCTGCCTGTACTGTCCATGGCCAGAACGCGGTCTCCAGGCCGTAGCGTGGACACAGCCCGCCGCTCGCCACTTTCCAATGTCACCAGGCCGTCACCAGGGAAGCAGCCTCCCGTCTTAGCTGCTGCGGAGTGTTCTGAAAAGGAAACAAGAAGAGAGAACTTAGTCCCAACCCAAGATCTTCtgctctgtgtgtttgtgtgcttgTGCTACATCAAAGTATATAAAAcaccttatcttccgccttgaccgatatacttatatcacccctctcctcaagtcacttcactggcttccgatcaggtaccgcatacagttcaagcttctcctattaacctacaaatgcactcgatctgcagcccctccttacctctctaccctcatctccccttacgttcctacccgtaacctccgctctcaaaacaaatccctcctttcagtacccttctccaccaccgccaactttctccgccctttctgcctcgcctcacctcatgcgtggaacaaactccctgagcccatacgccaagccccctccctgcccatcttcaaatccttgctcaaagcccacctcttcaatgtcgcctttggcacctaaccactctaccgctattcaagaaatctagactgcaccaacttgacatttcgtcctttagattgtaagctcctttgagcagggactgtccttctttgttaaactgtacagcgctgcgtaaccctagtagcgctctagaaatgttaagtagtgttaagtagtagtacctaAATGTAGTGTATGAGACTTGTGAATTCTTGTATATGTTACCTACATGTGCTTCTTATCTGTGTGAGTGCTTTGTGTGTGATACCAATGTgtctatgtgtgtctgtgtgcatttcatatatatatatctgagaTCTGTGTGTGATAAATATGTGTAGGTGTGTGTACATTTTATCTGTGTGTATTCCTTCTGTgtttatgcatgtgtgtgtgtgcatttcatCTCTGTGTGTACCTTGTGTGTAGTACTTATGTGTGTATTTTAACTATGTGAAAGAGACCTGTGTGTGTTTCTTgtgtttgtgttctgtgtgtaagCATGCTTGTAGGTGTTTTATCTATGTGCATGAGAGCTACATGTGttccttgtgtgtgtgcattttatTTGTGTGTTCCTTGTGTGGTGCTTCTGTGTGTTCCCTGTTTGTGTTTTAGCTGTGTGCGTGAGAGCTGTGTGTGGTTTTGTTTTATCTGTGTGTGTGAGATGTACGTGGTACCTGCATGTGTGTTTTATCTGTGTGCATGGGATCTTTGTGTGTTTCCCTTGTATGTGGTACCCTTTTGTGTGTGCATTTGATCTGTCTGTGTTAGACCTTTGTTCCCTTTATGTtggacctgtgtgtgtgtgtgtgtgtgtgtattttatcTGTGTGCATGACAGCTATATGTGTTCCTTGTGTGTAATACCTGTGTGTGGTTATGTTTtatctttgtgtgtgtgagatcTATGTGGTActtctgtgagtgtgtgtgtgtgtttgtgtatgtatgtAGCATTTATACAATTCTCGAGGTAACAAACATAAGCAAATAGCTCAGATTTTTTCACATTAGTCCCAGGGGCATCACATTCTGCAGTTTGTAATGCTACAAAATCAAGCTGTAATGGGCTGGGACGAGAGGCATTAACAGACAGAACCAGATTCTAATGGGCTGGTGAATCAGAAATTAACAGACAGAACCGGCCCCGATTCACTTTGTTATCTTGTCTGTTATAGAAGCAGATAAGGTGCAAGAGACCCTGATCCAGCATCTCAGAACCTGCCCAGTGCTCACCACCACATCCTCACACGCAGGAATGCGCTGTTTCTACctccatcacccccaccccctcctcccagaagGCCTATCTATACCCAGCATCCTTTCTGCTGttgctcctgagtctgcccccagtATATATCATGGTCTCTTGTTCTAGTACTTTCTATCTGATccctccctccattgccccatgtaagccgcattgagcctgccatgagtgggaaagtgcggggtacaaatataacaaaaataaaatagatactattggagattctatatggaatgttgctactagtggagattctacttggaatgttgctactattggagattctacatggaatgttgctattccactagcaacattccatgtagaaggctgcgcaggcttctgtttctgtgactcacagaagcctgcgcggccacattggtgatctgcaagggccgacttctacatggaatgttgctagtggaatagcaacattccatgtagaatctcaaatagtagcaacagtggaggagtggcctagtggttagggtggtggactttggtcctgaggaactgagttcgattcccacttcaggcacaggcagctccttttgactctgggcaagtcacttaaccctccattgccccatgtaagccgcattgagcctgctatgagtgggaaagcgcagggtacaaatgtaacaaaaataaaatagatactattggagattctacatggaatgttgctactattggagattctacatggaatgttgctattccactagcaacattccatgtagaagcctgcccttgcaggtcagcaatgcggcaggacatcagactcacagaaacagaagcctgtgcggccgcattgctgatctgcaagggcaggcttctacatggaatgttgctagtggaggagtagcctagtagttagtgcagtggacactgattctggggaactgggttcagttcccactgcagctccttgtgactctggacaagtcacttaaccctccattgccccaggtaagaaCCTGTctatagtatgtaaactgctttgattttaaccacagaaaggtgtgcATTCTGTGTATGTTCCTTGTAGTACCTCTGTGGTTTTGCATTTATGTGTGTTATTTGTATGTGGCACCTGTGTATGTGCATTTTGTGTGTAACCTGTGTGCGTTCCCTGTGTGTGGAACCTCTGTATGTATGCATGCTTGTGTGTTTTTCTGTGTATGTGACACCTGTATATGTTCCTTGTATGCGGTACCTCTGTGTGCATGAAACCTGTATGCATTCTGTGTAGGTTGCACAGCCCTCTCCTTGCCCCGGCTCACCACACCTTTCTGTCTTGCACAGGCAGGTACGTTTTTGTCTAAGCTTAGCACACTTAAAAATACTGCGTGTTTCTCAGCTGAAGGACTGACAATTGCTTTTTAAATTCTTAACAGTGTTTGAatgagatgaacacagagaaaGTCTGGAAATGTTAAGAGCAATCTCAAAAGAGAAAGGCAATGAAGTTTTCCTGGTACAACTTTAAGGAAGAGAAAATTCAATTCAACATACAATGTATGTTGCATCcattataaatacataagtacataagtattgccacactgggacagaccaaaggtccatcaagctcagcatcctgtttccaacagtggccaatccaagtcacaaatacctggcaagatcccaaaaaagttcaatacattttttttatttaactttattgataactcaaagttaaACAACACAACTTACTCAATATTGCCAATATACAAGCAATAAGATACCATGCATGAACCGTACAGCTGGTAAATCGCCctgtttccccccctcccctcccctcccctcccaccttccTGTTGCTATCCGTGTTGATTCAAGTAAGTACAATTAAACCAGTAACCCAGGTCTTATTGGCAGCCCACTCCTCATCTAAAATCAATGAGCATTAATAAGTAAACTCCGACCCTTTGGGCTTAGAACCTGAAGATAAGGCATCCATATCTGGAGAAATTGTTTTCTACACTTAGGCGTCAGTTTGGAATCTCTTGCCTCCCAAGAAGCTAAAAGGTgcacctgattacgccaatgccagtaggCGGGCGCTTCCGAAGAGGTCCTATATTGCAATATACACTTTcgagctaccaaactcagctttcTGCATAGCCTAGCTGCAGGAGTGCACAAAGAGGCAAAAGCCCTTGGTTGGTCTAGCAAAAACTGTCCCTCCGTGCCCTCAATTTTATTCCCAAGCCTGATCAGAAACCCCCGAACCCGTTGCCAAAATGCTCGCACCTTTGGGCATTGCCACAATGCGTGGTAAACGGAGCTaagcagaaataagcagtggattttccccaagtcaatttaataatggtctatggatttttccgcaattataaagtaatgagtgacAGCTGAAGCTGGAAAGTCAGTGGAAGAGAGATAATTCTCCTGTCCATCCATTCCCCAGCACTTTACCTCCTCTGGACTCTGCCCCGCTTGCTGCATCTCCACCGCTGCGGTTCCTGGCTCCTTTCTGATGCCCTGTTGAGGACAGACACTATTGACTGTTCTGAGGGTACCTTTCTGTCAGCAGCAACCACATTCGCCTCCTCAGACGCCAAGGACACCTCGAGTTTATTTTCACACATACTCGAGTTCCTGTTTCAGCAGCAGTTGCCACAGAGGCTCCCATTCTACTGTGGATGCCACAGAGTGTTTGCTGATGGTTGTACTGGTGGAGGTGGGAGGCTCTTTTAAGCGGGATGACCCAGTCTGTTTATAGCTATCTCAGCCACATCCTTGGAATATTCCTAGTTCTGTGATTGTGGACTCGTCACAGGACAGGGTGGGGGAGTTACACAAGGGTCTTATGTATTCCTTGAAGATATATAAAACTGTCTGGGTGATTTCCTGCTTAGCAGCCCAGTATGGAAAAATACAGGCTCCCTAGTGCACATGCAGACATTAAAATCACATGTATATGAGCACACACATGCTTTGAACGAACACGCATACACACTGTATTTGAGCTGTGGAAGGGCATTTCTCAATTTCAGGCCAGTCTACTGACCTGAGGGATTTCCTAATGGTTAGAAGCTTCTTTTATGGATAAGTTCAGGTGCCAGAAGATAAAAGGAGAACAATTCCTCAAGGAGCAAAAGCCAGTGTGCAAAGCCGTGTTTTCAGCAGATTCTAACAAGCCATTTTCAATGATCGCGCCTCAGAACAATTCATCGCCTCCGAACTGTAGTTAACTTTTGCATACACGGACTACGTTGAAGGTTTATTACAGGCGAAAGGGCCCTTTTGCACAATTTTTTCAGAACAGATTGTACATCGGTAAAAACACGCTAAAGGCCAGAAAATGCCAGTATTTCTCTGCCCGTTGGACCATTCGAATGCACATAGTTCCCTGTCTGAGAAAACATTTGCAGGTTACCACATTCAGGCCCCttgtaccaagctgcggcaaaacagggcctgcgctggtgttggcgtgtgttggccatttcaggggaagccTTTGAGGTGGCAGTAGGGCTCCCGTACTAACCAAGTGGTAACCGGGCCAGCAcgtggcactgtccgattaccgccaggtacacatcGGCTATACAAAAATactaatatttttgtagcaccggatatgacggcgcactggggggtgggaagtaccatcgggctgctgcagtagcctggtgtgacttcctttttagcaagcggtaaacccgctttgtaaaatggcccctaacttCTTTAACTGCTAGGAGAGGAAGGCGGCAGCTTTGTAGGAATGGTGTTGAGAAGGGAAGTCCTGTGGCAGGTTATGTTCACCTATAAGGGTCAATAAATTGAGTCTTCATCTATTGTTTTTATGAACTCACAAAaagccaagtggaggagtggcctagtggttagagcactggtcttgcaatccagaggtggctggttcaaatcccactaggtcagaaacagaaggaagccttttgcgagaagaagaggacctcggctggcgggggttgaggtcctccaccagcaaaggtaggcgatggcgggttggtgacaggaggggggtcgagagggttggcagggggggggggctaaaatgtgccccttcacctcgagctctggacccccctcccaccgaagtctggctacgcccctggcgtgcacaggagaagaaagaagagcagggcagcaaacTTGGCTTcgtctggtgggggttggggaccctcgccagccaaaccaggggcccggatgaaatttgcaggggcccaggcccccatggtcccccgtagctacgcccctggtggtaaatgctaagaagcccatatggttcaaatcccactgctgctccttgtgatcttgggcaagtcacttaaccctccattgcctcaggtacaaacttagttgtgagccctcctgggacagagaaatatccagagtacctgaatgtaactcaccttcagctactactgaaaaaggtgtgagcaatatctaaataaataaaatacatgtttAATGAGTCCAGACACACCTGGCCTGGGTTTTTCTTAATCCTGGAGAAGCTTTGATTTGATTTCTCGGAGAATGTTGGGAGTGATTTCATTCTCGGCCCCAATCTcgcacccttcctatctcaccCACACTTTAATACACCACACCACTGACTGTCTGCAgatctttttatattttaattaccATTTCTTGCACTTTTGTCAGGCCATTGTCAGTCTTCCTTTACTGCATAACAGACTGTGTTAATATTCCCTGCTCCAAATcacagataaagaaaaaaaaatgaagggtcCCTTCAGACCCACAGTCAAAAAATGGACCATTAATCACAATCCCCTGTAGACCCTACTTATTAACCCACTAGTAAAAGTGGCAGACAGATCCCATCCCTCCACGTTTCCTAATTCATGCAACACTGTATCAAAATGTTGCAGAACCTCCAGATAAACTGCACATCAGTCATGTCTCACATATCATGGTTGCAGCTAATCTTCTTCAGAAAACCCAGTTGGATTGGCAGGGAGGTCGGAATGCTCCGACTCCCGCTGATAATCCAGGAATGCATCCATATCCTAACTTATGGTATTATTTTCCACAGCTAGCTGGCTCTGGATTAgatatttaaaagagagagagagagactttgtTGATTTCCTTTGTgttttgagcaggacttaaattcAATTATGAAATTGTACTTTAAAAATGCTCAAAAAACCTTTTCTAGGGGCACGAGTCTGGATTTATCCGGATGTTACGAGGTTGACCCAGGAAAAAAGGAGAGAGTTTCTTTTATTGAGAGATGAAGTCAAGGCATTGGGAGCCAGCTTTTTGCTGGCTTATCCGTGCAAATGGCCGGTAGAGTATTTGAataataagtattttttttttttatgaacctgaacaattgagaAGCTTTGTTGATTTAAAGAAGATTGCCAAATTACTTTTGGGGTTAGGGGTAGTGTGTAGTATTAATTACCCCTGGGTTAGTCCAGGTCCTGATTTCCAGTATAACAAATAGTTTGTATGTTCTCCTCAACttaattgacccccccccccctctcctcttgTGGtttactttgaggggcataattgaacgaaaacgcctatctctatgggcgtttatctccgagaacgggtccgtgaaggggcggaccgaaccgtattttgggaaaaaatagacgcccatgttttattcaacaatgtgtgagctgggcgtttttgtttttcagcgataatggaaaatgaaagcgcccagctcaaaaacgaataaatccaagacatttattcgtgggaggggccaggattcgtagtgcactggtccccctcacatgccaggacatcaaccgggcaccctagggggcacttttacaaaaccaaaaaaacaggtaaaagagctcccaggtgcatagcacccttcccttgtgtgttgagccccccaaatccccctcaaaacccactgcccacaagtctacaccattactatagccctaaggggtgaaggggggcacctacatgtgggtacagtgggtttgggggggtaggacgactaataagcattaagcagcacaattgtaacaggtaggggggatgggcctgggtccacctgcctgaag
The genomic region above belongs to Microcaecilia unicolor chromosome 7, aMicUni1.1, whole genome shotgun sequence and contains:
- the IHH gene encoding indian hedgehog protein; the protein is MQLCRPLLLLLPLLLLLPPPAVRSCGPGRVVGRRRRPPRLSPLAYKQFSPNVPEKTLGASGRYEGKIARTSERFKELTPNYNPDIIFKDEENTGADRLMTQRCKDRLNSLAISVMNQWPGVKLRVTEGWDEDGHHSEESLHYEGRAVDITTSDRDRNKYGLLARLAVEAGFDWVFYESKAHIHCSVKSEHSAAAKTGGCFPGDGLVTLESGERRAVSTLRPGDRVLAMDSTGRPTFSDFLTFLDKDPSSLRHFHVIETRDPPRQLTLTATHLLFLAKNFSRPLTDFQPLFASSVQPGQYVLVAGALGLQPAQVTAVSTALDTGAYAPLTRHGTVVVDGVVASCFAVVQEQQLAQLVFWPLRLYHSLVRWPGEAQQDGVHWYSHLLYRLAQLLLPQDSFHPLGMLQSDS